In Oryza sativa Japonica Group chromosome 1, ASM3414082v1, the genomic stretch TcggtataattttttttaagttttagtTTATCTATTTTCTCGTATATGCACCGTAGTTCAAACTTGGATGCTCGCATTCATAGCTTCGTCCCTAATAGTACATTGATATTAATGTTAGTAAAATAAatagtattatattttattgTGGTTTGTCATACATGGAAGTAGTGGAGTTTTTCTATGGTTGTTTTACTTGTCTTTTCTGAAGACTCTAGAACGTAGTATGTTTTAAAGTATAAATTTAATCACGTGCATAGAACTTAGAAAGATGGCCACCAACTATGGGGTGTTGTAAATCCTAGGCAAAATATCGATAAGATACGAGACGTTATGAAAATAGGGTAGATattaattgaaaattttcaactcttCTACTTTGCAGTAAAGAAACTTTGTTTGGGATTGAAAGATTAAGCATTGGAAGTGAGAATTGTGACTATTCTTTAAAAAAGTGAGAATTGTGGCAATTGTTAACTAGGGAACCAGGATGTTAGGTTGGGATTTACAGGTCGacttacattaaaaaaaaagaagacgttTCAAGAAAACGGTGGTTCAATTTTCTACTTGCACCTAAACACTATCACGACCAAGGTGAGCAGCAACTATATTAATGAAACCAAGGATACAGTTACTGAAACTTAGTATTTGCCTGTTCCATCGTACTCCTTAACAAAATTTCTTAAAACAATAAGGAACATATGCTCAAGTAGTTTTCAGATCAAACATGTCGATGATATTCTCCCCATGATTTACCTTGCTGACTGAATAGACCCAAGTAGCCTGTGTGGAACTACAACAGCAAGACCACAGCGTTTCTGAATCTCGTTTACTATCCTgattatataactttgttttctAAATTTACAACAAGAGGCACCAGTGGTCTAGTGGTAGAATAGTACCCTGCCACGGTACAGACCCGGGTTCGATTCCCGGCTGGTGCAAAATCTTagtttttgagattttgagttttactTTTGCACTGTTCTTGGTTCAAGAACAATGCTTTGTGCTTTTGTCCCTTTGTCACCTCGGACAATTGACATATTAATTCGGATAATCCACAGGTTGAGTTTTACACTTCTTGATGGTCTTGTGTACGCTTTACAAGTTCCCCGTGTATGTTTCCATGGTTGCTTTTGCGTGACCTTTGATATAGGACTGGTAGCCGGGTGGACATTACCAGAAACTTCATCCATGATTGGGTTAGTAAActttctttttacaaaaaaccCATGCATTTTTATTGATAGATAATTAGATACATATTGATAGATAATTAGACACATATGAAGTTTATCCCTAGAGGGGAGTTAACTGCGAGTGCAAGCACTTTTGCAAAAGACCCTCTTGAATATGGTCAAATTAACATAAGCTCTTGAAATTCGTCTAGGACTAACTATGAAACTATAAAAGGCAATCAAATCTTTCTCTTCCCAACAAGATAGCAAGCTAGATCCATGACTGCAACGGTTTTGAAGAAACCAAGAGTAGTTGCTCCTGAAGGTGCGAGGAAAGCATTCCAAAAGCATATTTGTAGTAGATTTGACTACTATATATAGATTAAATCTCAAGCACCAAGAAAGTAGTACAACGGTGCACTGTGCACACAACATTTGGCTATATTTTAAGGTTGCAAAGTTTATGCGCTCTGACGTTTTACCTGATTTTAGGACTCGTATCGTCGCTGACACTGATAAATCTCGACTCTCTTTTTGTTACTAATAatgttcttttcatttttttaataagaaaaagtCCTAATTACCCTCTAACTGGCTCATCGTTCTTTAAACTTTTTATGCTGACGAGATTGCCACATGCGCATCACGTAGGAGTAGGACCAAAACCGCTCTAGATCAAATCAGGTTGGGGGATGTCATCTGTCCGGTATGAAAATTTGGGggtgtctggttttgtggttttgtGGGGTAAATCGTGTGGTCCCTATAGTTAGGGGGTAGTTcagtccttttcttttctaataatGAACTAACAAtaatgttttaaattttataatctTTACAGTTAATAAGCTGTAAGGAGAAAATTGATTTTATGCCATAATATAGTTGAGGATCATCTCTGTTTATCTAAAAGTTTATTGActctaaaatgtaaaaaaaaatagagaagatGTCCACTTCTTTTTGTCACAAGTAACACTTATACAACTAAGGACGGATATATCTTTCTTCCTCGTTCTCCCGCCAATTGCTCACCAATCTCTCAGCGTGTAGTAGAGCCCATTTTCAAGGTTGGCAAAACTTGGGGATGGGGCTACCGGACATAAGATGTGAGACCAACAAAGCATACAGACGTAGTTTCAAAGCTTATGTTGGATTGCAGAACTCAAGTCTAGGGCTAGGCAGTGATGCTCGCGCACAAAGCCATGAAGCTTGAGCACAATAATAGGGCTTAGGGGAAATCGATTAGCAGATCTAAAGACCGGCCACATGACCATAGAGCTCGAGTGGTGAGTGCGGACCGACAGAACTCATGTGTGTGAGTGTGGAGCTTGAGTGAAGCGGTCAAAGCTTGCACTATAGTTATCAGGATTGAGCACCAGATTGATGGTATGTGATGATCGAGCTCGGTGCGAACCAACTTGATAGCATTTTAGGTGTCAATAAACTTTACGACAAATGGAAAACGATCATTTACAGTATTATAAAAGAGTAATTTCTTATTATCGTGCGGTATTAACCCGCTATAAACTGAAGAGTTGTACCGCTATAAAATCTCACATTCTAAACAAGTCATGGGCAATGCGATCatattttcgcttatgcttataagacaaaatttgttttttcaaccttaaatttagagttgattataagggttttttttatcatagtttatttttcagtcgttgcttttagatcgtcaagagcatatatatatatatataaattttattcacaaattattttttatttgtagatATATTGTATGGTTTATTCTCGGAATAAGCCAATGGAGCCGGACATCTCTAATCTTTCAAATTGAGCCGAATCTAAGCAAAGGGTATATACCGTGACCCTGATCGCCACACCGACCGGATACGTGGAATGAAACCCAAACCGGAAGCAACACCGATCGATCGGGTCAGCCGAACACGACCGCAACACCGCACCTAAACCCAAGACCAAACAGGCGTGGCCGACCCCGAACCCGACGCAAACCTCTCCCCTCTTCGGCACTTCCCTTccccaccttcctcctctcccaccgctctctctctctctctctctctctctctctcagtctcTCTCCCCCCCAAGAAGAAATCCATTCCTCTCTCAcgcgcctccgcgtcgccgcaTTCGGGgacgcccaccgccgccggatccggccagccttcccccctcccctcctttcCCCGGCCGCTCCCCTCCTCGGTAAGATCCGGCGCCGGTTCCATGTCGAGCACCGGCGAGCAGTCGCAGGCGAaggcggaggccgaggaggcggtggagctcgtgcTGTTCCAGGTCGCTGAGTGCTACGTCTACCTGGTACGCCCCGTGCGcccccccccctcgccgccttgTTCTTCCTCCGGTTTGTTTGACTGTTTAGGGTGTGTGTAGTCAGTGACCCGCTTCGTGCCCCCGTGCTTGTGTTCTCTTGGGGGCGCGCAATTCGTCGAGCACTATGTGTGCGTGAACgtgctaatgttttttttttaatcctctctctctttacGCAGATACCTCCCAGGAAGACAGCCGCCTCCTACAGGTATATACTAGTCTTGGTTCATCAAAAAAATCCCGATAGAAATGGGCTTAGTAGGATTCACATTTCAATTTGTCCGCGGGAGCAAGGCTATGTAGTTTGAAGGTTTGACTGTGTGAGGGGCTAGACAGATCAAAGATAACAATCTGAATTAGCTATAGGTCGTCCTGTTTCGAGAACTCTCGTTCCATTGGCCCTATCGAATGCGGCAATCTTGGATTAGCTCACTCCATTGTTGTACTTGTTCTGTTCTGATTTTGGTATGACCTTATGAGCCGAGAGCCTGAGTCACATTTTTTAAACCGTGGGTATCAACCAGGGCTGATGAATGGAACGTCAACAAGTGGGCTTGGGAAGGGACTCTCAAGGTTGTCAGCAAAGGAGAAGAGTGCATCATCAAACTGGAAGATAAGAACACAGGTACAAAAAAAATCACGGTAGTGCCGTTGGTCAGTGCTTGTGTGATCACCAATGTTGATTCCTCGGACACATTTTTAGGGGAGCTGTACGCTAGGGCATTCCTCAGAGAAGACGAACCACATCCGGTGGAACCTGTTATTGATAGCAGCAGGTCTGCATTTTTTCCCTGCCACATGGTGGTTTAATCCTGTGGTGACTTTTGTCCTTAGTGTTTCTATTCTGCATAAGTTACTATGTAGAGACTGTATAAAGATAACCTGAAATGATTGTTGCTACTCCAACATTGTTTTTGCAGATATTTTGTACTCCGTGTTGAAGAGAATATAGGTGATAAGCTGATCTTCTCATGATTTTTATGACTTTCTTGTGTCTTAATGTTTTTTCCATTGAGTTGGTGATCATAGTGTTGAGGTGGTAAGCATAGTGTTTGAAGTGGCTTATCAGTTATCGCATTGATCCATACGTAGAAATATAttaagttattaaaaaaatcttacCACATATTTTCAGATGGACGTCAGCGCCATGCCTTTATTGGTTTAGGCTTCCGTGAAAGACCTCAAGCATATGATTTCCAAGCTGCTCTGCACGACCATATGAAGTATCCTTGTGTTCATTACTTGAAGCATGATATGTATTCGAATGTTCTCCCATGTAATCACTCAATGGCTGGGGACTCTGTATGTGAATTTGATTCAATTGCAGTATCATTAAAATGGTCTAACATGACATTGATTTCCTGTTAACACGCGTACGTGTGAGATTATTATTTTGAATGTTCAaccattttattattaaaaaggtCTAAATGAACCCAAAAAAATCCTCTACCCATACAATCAATTCATAGGATGTACTTTTTTGCTTGCCAATTATGTTTCTTTTGGTCGGTCAGATGAAATGTTTCTGTTTTTGGTCACAATGAATTCAATTTGTATTTCCTTTTTGCAGTTGTAGTTGTGTATGGTAATATTTTTATCCAATAAGTTCTTTTTATAACGGACCATTTTCCGGTATGATTTGTTATTTCTTACATCATCAAAGATATCTAAACAAGAAAAAGACTGCTGAAGAGATGGTACAACACTATGAGAAATCATCATCAGTGGATTACAGCCTCAAAGAAGGGGAAACTTTGGTTTTGCAGCTAAAAAATGTAAGTTTTCATGTGTCATATTTTGGTGGTCAAACTAGAGATTGGTGATGTGAAATTGTTTCTGTAGGCCTTCATGATGTAATTGTTGTTTTATTAGCTCAGTACTAGAGTATTAGCATCCTACCTAAAGCCACTAGAGCTGCTTGGTTGCTAAAGTAATTACACACAATGTTATTAGATCCAGACCAGACATTGACTTGTCCGAGGACTTGGATCAGTAAGTAAGAGGTTGAATCGCTTGGTCAACGGGTCTCAGACCACATGAGCGTACTACTTCTTGTGCTATTGTAGGCGTGTTAACAGCTAGTAGAAACAAGCAAGTGGTGTTAGCCGAGTTGGTTTGCCCATGCAAGCAATTAGCAACATCTTTTGAGTTTGAATTCCAGTTGTCACTAACTACTTTTGCAAATTTTGAATGGCTCGTTACCTGCCTAGGTTGGTCTGGTGGGCTAAGAAACCGGCGGTTGAACCGGGATTTTCCCTTGTCAGCTATTTTAACGGTCCCATTGGCCAGAACAGCCTGGCCCAGGTACCAGGTCCAGTTTTTTCTGGCTGGGATTTTCTGATGTTTGGCCTTATTCTTTCTCCAATTCCCTAGGTATTTAAGAACGATAGTTGTCTGTTCTTATTATCTTGATTGTATTACCATTTTAAATTCTTAATCTGTGTATTCACTCATAAGATGCCTTATATATTGAGTAGGAAGTAGTTCAACATTTGGTTTCACAAACATAATTATTATGAAGTTAATTTTTGTGTCCACTCCAAGCATTGACACGCATAAATTGTCAAACCGTGAAATTTATTAAGATGAAAATATTATCTGTGCCAATTCTCAGAATTAtcagttgtaaaaaaaatatatcatgacaACCAGGTTTACCATGCATATGACAATGCCTATTCATGGCTCGAAGATATCAACCCTTATACGGCATGTGTGATGAACGTGTCTTAAGTACTTTTGTATTCAAACAAACTTGTTTTAATAAGTTTCTTGTCTTGTTGAAATGAAGCTAACCGTATAATGGTTTACAGGATCCTACTATTTCTCAGTAATATTCATATTAGATTATTTTGCTCTCTAGACTATTTTCCATGTAATGTGTTAAATAAAACTGCATATTTGTAGATATATCAGTTTGAGCTGCTCTTACGTAGGGATCCATCTTAGCCTTATTGAACTTAATTGAAGGATATTTGCACTGCCCCTACGCCAGATTTGGCACATCATTTGAGAAATAACCTCTTGACGTCTCTTCTGATTTTTGTAGTTATATGCTTCTTGTGCAACATCTCCTTAATGTTTGGGTTTGCTTTTGTTCTGTGCAGAAAGAGTCCGGCGCAAAGATAAAATCTGCATTTTTTGAGCAAGGCCTCAACAAGCTCTCATTTAACGAAAAAGCCAACTCCAAGGAGGCCCCAGTTTCCC encodes the following:
- the LOC4326643 gene encoding uncharacterized protein At1g03900; protein product: MSSTGEQSQAKAEAEEAVELVLFQVAECYVYLIPPRKTAASYRADEWNVNKWAWEGTLKVVSKGEECIIKLEDKNTGELYARAFLREDEPHPVEPVIDSSRYFVLRVEENIDGRQRHAFIGLGFRERPQAYDFQAALHDHMKYLNKKKTAEEMVQHYEKSSSVDYSLKEGETLVLQLKNKESGAKIKSAFFEQGLNKLSFNEKANSKEAPVSLKLPPPPPSPVSPTDSGIAASPFKAEFPSQDQPAADTGADTTPFKAEFPSSHEQPAADNVASSPPPKAEAAPQEQPTAAEKAPQESVDDDFGDFQAAG